Proteins encoded together in one Cyanobium sp. WAJ14-Wanaka window:
- a CDS encoding DUF6447 family protein produces the protein MDNSNPAGQDNQPPILTFEGKRYDLATLPDELKELVRGMQVADAQLRMHEDTLKVLAVGRQSMAMQLNERLKDVEALPE, from the coding sequence TTGGACAACTCCAACCCCGCCGGCCAAGACAACCAGCCCCCAATTCTGACCTTCGAGGGCAAGCGCTACGACCTCGCCACCCTTCCCGATGAGCTAAAGGAGCTGGTGAGGGGCATGCAGGTGGCCGATGCCCAATTGCGCATGCACGAAGACACCCTGAAGGTTTTAGCAGTTGGCCGTCAGTCCATGGCGATGCAGCTAAATGAGCGCCTCAAAGATGTAGAGGCACTCCCCGAATAG
- a CDS encoding ABC transporter ATP-binding protein, translated as MLASPTAGFGSLLPLLKPHRRRLAAGGVCMLIFVACWPLLAWLAGQLIPAIGAGDLGTVARCIGLALAVFLLQKAAQFGQDILLAGPALRVSQELRRSLFARLQTLQFGALEKLSAGDLTYRLTEDADRVGEVIYKTIQDTTPSALQLVVVLGYMVWLDWPLALATLLLAPLVALLVSSFGARVMGAAERSQKQVSELAGLLGEAINGLPLVRAFAAEPWLQKRFDTEINLHRQARYRTLKLLALQHPVVGFLEAAGILSVLLIGAWRIQAQGLNSQGFSSYVAALLMLIDPIAHLTTNFNELKQGQASLNRLRAIEAEPVEPPDRANPEALGAVRGELLLEGVSFGYEPSQPVLRGVDLKVEPGQLVALVGPSGAGKSTLFSLLLRFNTAQRGQVRIDGHDLACLRARELRQAVALVPQQSSVFSGTVAEAIAFGRPASAAEIRQAAQLANAAGFIEALPQGYASRIEERGLNFSGGQLQRLAIARAVLGNPGVLLLDEATSALDAEAEEAVQMGLKQAMAGRTVLVIAHRLATVQQADQILVLERGTIVERGNHRQLMAAGGRYRELCERQFIHLQN; from the coding sequence ATGCTCGCATCCCCAACGGCCGGCTTCGGCAGCCTGCTGCCGCTGTTGAAGCCCCATCGGCGTCGACTTGCCGCTGGCGGGGTCTGCATGCTGATCTTTGTGGCCTGCTGGCCCCTGCTGGCCTGGCTGGCTGGCCAACTGATCCCGGCGATCGGGGCGGGCGATCTGGGCACCGTGGCCCGCTGCATTGGCCTGGCATTGGCGGTGTTTTTGCTGCAAAAGGCCGCCCAATTTGGCCAGGACATCCTCCTGGCCGGACCCGCCCTACGGGTGAGTCAGGAGCTGCGGCGCAGCCTGTTTGCCCGGCTGCAAACCCTCCAATTTGGGGCCTTAGAAAAGCTCTCCGCCGGCGATCTCACCTACCGGCTCACGGAAGACGCCGACCGGGTCGGGGAGGTGATCTACAAGACGATCCAGGACACCACCCCCAGCGCCCTGCAGCTGGTGGTGGTGCTCGGTTACATGGTGTGGCTGGATTGGCCCCTGGCCCTGGCCACCCTGCTGCTGGCCCCGCTAGTGGCCCTGCTGGTGAGCAGCTTTGGCGCCCGGGTGATGGGGGCAGCCGAGCGCAGCCAGAAGCAGGTGAGTGAACTGGCCGGCCTCCTGGGGGAAGCAATCAACGGCCTGCCCCTAGTTAGGGCCTTTGCCGCCGAACCCTGGCTGCAAAAACGCTTCGATACGGAAATCAACCTGCACCGCCAGGCCCGCTATCGCACCTTGAAACTGCTGGCCCTCCAGCATCCGGTGGTGGGATTTTTAGAAGCGGCCGGCATCCTCAGCGTGCTGTTGATTGGGGCCTGGCGGATTCAGGCCCAGGGCCTAAACAGCCAGGGCTTCAGCAGCTATGTGGCGGCCCTGTTGATGCTGATCGATCCAATTGCCCACCTAACCACCAACTTCAATGAGCTCAAACAGGGCCAAGCATCCCTAAATAGGCTCAGGGCCATCGAAGCAGAGCCCGTAGAGCCCCCCGACAGGGCCAATCCAGAAGCCTTGGGGGCGGTGCGCGGGGAGCTGCTGCTGGAGGGGGTGTCCTTTGGCTACGAGCCCAGCCAGCCCGTCCTGAGGGGTGTGGACCTGAAGGTGGAGCCGGGCCAGCTGGTGGCACTGGTGGGTCCATCCGGAGCTGGCAAGAGCACCCTGTTTTCGCTGCTGCTGCGCTTCAACACCGCCCAACGGGGCCAGGTGCGGATCGATGGCCATGATTTGGCCTGCCTGCGGGCACGGGAGCTGCGCCAGGCGGTGGCCCTGGTGCCCCAACAGAGCAGTGTGTTTTCAGGCACGGTGGCGGAGGCCATTGCCTTTGGCCGGCCCGCCAGCGCCGCAGAAATTCGCCAGGCAGCCCAGCTGGCCAACGCCGCAGGCTTCATCGAAGCCCTGCCCCAGGGCTATGCCAGCAGGATTGAGGAGCGGGGCCTCAATTTTTCAGGGGGCCAACTGCAGCGCCTGGCCATAGCTAGAGCCGTGCTTGGTAACCCGGGGGTACTGCTGTTGGATGAGGCCACCAGCGCCCTGGATGCGGAGGCAGAAGAGGCGGTGCAAATGGGGCTGAAACAGGCGATGGCCGGCCGCACGGTGCTGGTGATCGCCCACCGTTTGGCCACGGTTCAGCAGGCCGACCAAATCCTGGTGCTCGAGCGCGGCACGATTGTGGAGCGGGGTAACCACCGGCAGCTGATGGCCGCCGGTGGCCGCTACCGGGAGCTGTGTGAGCGCCAGTTCATCCATCTACAAAACTGA
- a CDS encoding RNA-binding S4 domain-containing protein: MKLDQFLKLQGLVSTGGEAKLRIQRGDVRVNGSIDTRRGRQLCLGDAVEIDGRELLVTPIPADH; encoded by the coding sequence TTGAAACTTGATCAATTTCTGAAGCTCCAGGGCCTGGTTAGCACCGGTGGGGAAGCCAAGTTGCGAATCCAGCGGGGCGACGTGCGCGTCAATGGCTCAATCGATACCCGGCGTGGTCGCCAGCTATGCCTCGGAGACGCCGTAGAGATTGATGGACGGGAGCTGCTGGTGACCCCGATTCCCGCCGACCATTAA